TGGCATTCACGCTTGAGGAACTCGTCGGGCAGTTCGGCGGCGAAGTCGTAGGCGACGCGACGCAACGCGTCGGTTCGCTCGCGCCGCTCGATCAGGCCGGTCCGCAACAACTCGCGTTCCTCGCCAATCCGAAGTATCTCGCGCAGGTCGAGTCGACCCGCGCGGGCGCCGTGCTCATCAGTCCGGCCGACCTCGACAAGCTGGCTTCGCGCGAAGGTCGCAACTTCATCGTCACACCGAACCCGTATGCTTACTTCGCGCGCGTCGCGCAGGCGTTCATCGACCTCGCCACGCCGAAGGCCAAGCCGGGCGTGCATGCGAGCGCGCATGTCGACGCGGGCGCGAAGGTCGCCGCGAGCGCGGTGATCGGCCCGAACGTCACGGTGGAAGCGGGCGCGGTGATCGGCGAGAACGTGCGTCTCGACGCCAACGTCTTCATCGGCCGCGGCACTCAGGTGGGCGAAGGCTCGCACCTGTACCCCGGCGTGAGCGTCTACCACGGCTGCAAGCTCGGCGCGCGCAACATCGTGCATTCGGGCGCCGTGATCGGCTCGGACGGTTTCGGCTTCGCGCCCGATTTCACGGGCGAAGGCGATGCGCGCACGGGTAGCTGGGTCAAGATTCCGCAGGTGGGCGGCGTGAACACGGGCCCCGACGTCGAGATCGGTGCGAACACCACGATCGACCGCGGCGCCATGGCCGACACGATCATCGAGGAGTGCGTCAAGATCGACAACCTCGTGCAGATCGGCCACAACTGCAAGATCGGCGCGTACACGGTCATCGCGGGTTGCGCGGGTATCGCGGGCAGCACGACCATCGGCCGGCATTGCATGATCGGCGGCGCCGTGGGGATTGCCGGGCACGTCACGCTCGGCGACTACGTGATCGTCACGGCCAAGTCGGGCGTGTCGAAGTCGCTGCCGAAGGCGGGCATCTACACGAGCGCTTTCCCGGCCGTCGATCACGCCTCGTGGAACAAGAGCGCCGCGCTCCTGCGCAACATCGACAAGCTGCGCGAACGCATCAAGGCGCTCGAGGCGGCCGCCGCGCAGCCGTCGCAGGACGGCGAAGACGCCTGACGCGGTTCCGCCGGGTCGCGTCCGGTGGCCGGCCGGGCCGGCCTCGCCGACGCGAACGGCCAGGCGGTTTTCATGCGCCGCGCGGGGTTTCGCGCCGCATGGCGGGGCGCGGGAACCGCAACAAAGAAGGATTCGCTCGGGCCAATCCGCATGCACGGGATCGCGCCGGTGGCGCATACTGCGCCTCAGCGCGGGCCATTTTGCCGATCACGGTTGCCTGAACCGGGCACCCCGAGTGGGGCACCCAAACGGGGAACCCAAAGGGCATGCCGGGCGCCGCGAATATCGAAATCGACAGTCACACGCGCAATTCCTGCGTGAGCAGAACCATCATGAACATCGAAAAACTCAACTTCGACATCCACAAGATCCTCACGCTGCTCCCGCACCGTTACCCGTTCCTCATGGTCGACCGGGTTCTCGAGCTCGAGCCGCACAAGAGCATCAAGGCGTTGAAGAACGTGACGGTCAACGAGCCCTTTTTCACGGGCCACTTCCCGCAAC
The Paraburkholderia acidisoli genome window above contains:
- the lpxD gene encoding UDP-3-O-(3-hydroxymyristoyl)glucosamine N-acyltransferase — protein: MAFTLEELVGQFGGEVVGDATQRVGSLAPLDQAGPQQLAFLANPKYLAQVESTRAGAVLISPADLDKLASREGRNFIVTPNPYAYFARVAQAFIDLATPKAKPGVHASAHVDAGAKVAASAVIGPNVTVEAGAVIGENVRLDANVFIGRGTQVGEGSHLYPGVSVYHGCKLGARNIVHSGAVIGSDGFGFAPDFTGEGDARTGSWVKIPQVGGVNTGPDVEIGANTTIDRGAMADTIIEECVKIDNLVQIGHNCKIGAYTVIAGCAGIAGSTTIGRHCMIGGAVGIAGHVTLGDYVIVTAKSGVSKSLPKAGIYTSAFPAVDHASWNKSAALLRNIDKLRERIKALEAAAAQPSQDGEDA